A single region of the Malaclemys terrapin pileata isolate rMalTer1 chromosome 2, rMalTer1.hap1, whole genome shotgun sequence genome encodes:
- the LOC128831526 gene encoding uncharacterized protein LOC128831526 isoform X1 has protein sequence MEVAQGATVREGPRTGQEPGKAALGLPLQEAEEPGAQPLGPAGATPCLATGETPACPEQEMGDPGSSTSSSEGPAAAPQWSVRALRLKTPPLQESSLSFSGGGGRGGGGCAPRRSCHQGHPETSAGQRRVLVDAGQGQAAPLPARYPHSVLLRTKAGEDTLELHCSKVALVESIEELIEDLPLESESSSILSSSMATVCNLSSSTKPREQGLQAAPAPGTEK, from the exons ATGGAGGTGGCCCAGGGTGCAACTGTGCGGGAGGGACCCAggacaggacaggagccaggcaaggcagctctggggcttcctctccaggaagcagaggagccaggagcccagcctCTGGGCCCAGCAGGAGCCACCCCCTGCCTGGCCACTGGAGAGACCCCagcctgcccagagcaggagatgGGCGACCCCGGCTCTAGCACCAGCAGCTCcgaggggccagcagcagcacctcagtgGAGTGTGAGAGCACTCAGGCTGAAGACTCCCCCattgcag GAGtcatctctctccttctctggaggaggaggaagaggaggaggaggttgtgcCCCCAGAAGAAGCTGCCATCAGGGTCATCCAGAAACATCTGCAGGGCAGAGAAGAG TCCTAGTGGATGCGGGACAGGGCCAAGCAGCTCCGCTTCCTGCACGCTATCCCCACTCTGTGCTTCTCCGCACAAAAGCAGGGGAGGACACCCTGGAGCTGCACTGCTCCAAAGTGGCCCTTGTGGAGAGCATTGAG GAGCTGATTGAAGACCTCCCCCTGGAGTCTGAGTCAAGCTCCATCCTCTCCAGCTCTATGGCTACAGTTTGCAACCTAAG CAGCTCCACCAAACCAAGGGAGCAGGGACTACaagctgctcctgctcctgggacagaaaAGTAG
- the LOC128831526 gene encoding uncharacterized protein LOC128831526 isoform X2: MEVAQGATVREGPRTGQEPGKAALGLPLQEAEEPGAQPLGPAGATPCLATGETPACPEQEMGDPGSSTSSSEGPAAAPQWSVRALRLKTPPLQESSLSFSGGGGRGGGGCAPRRSCHQGHPETSAGQRRVLVDAGQGQAAPLPARYPHSVLLRTKAGEDTLELHCSKVALVESIEELIEDLPLESESSSILSSSMATVCNLSSTKPREQGLQAAPAPGTEK; encoded by the exons ATGGAGGTGGCCCAGGGTGCAACTGTGCGGGAGGGACCCAggacaggacaggagccaggcaaggcagctctggggcttcctctccaggaagcagaggagccaggagcccagcctCTGGGCCCAGCAGGAGCCACCCCCTGCCTGGCCACTGGAGAGACCCCagcctgcccagagcaggagatgGGCGACCCCGGCTCTAGCACCAGCAGCTCcgaggggccagcagcagcacctcagtgGAGTGTGAGAGCACTCAGGCTGAAGACTCCCCCattgcag GAGtcatctctctccttctctggaggaggaggaagaggaggaggaggttgtgcCCCCAGAAGAAGCTGCCATCAGGGTCATCCAGAAACATCTGCAGGGCAGAGAAGAG TCCTAGTGGATGCGGGACAGGGCCAAGCAGCTCCGCTTCCTGCACGCTATCCCCACTCTGTGCTTCTCCGCACAAAAGCAGGGGAGGACACCCTGGAGCTGCACTGCTCCAAAGTGGCCCTTGTGGAGAGCATTGAG GAGCTGATTGAAGACCTCCCCCTGGAGTCTGAGTCAAGCTCCATCCTCTCCAGCTCTATGGCTACAGTTTGCAACCTAAG CTCCACCAAACCAAGGGAGCAGGGACTACaagctgctcctgctcctgggacagaaaAGTAG